The DNA window gtatgacctACTGTGCCCGGcaacattttaattcattttattaaaaaaatatgtgtacataggctgggctcagtggttcatgcctgtaatcccagcactttgggaggccaaggcagccggatcacctgaggtcaagagtctgagaccagcctggccaacatggtgaaacctcatctctactaaaaatacaaaaaaaaattagctgggtgtggtggcacacgcctgtagtcccagctacttggagaggctgaggcaggagaatcgctcgaacccaggaggcacaggttgcagtgggtcaagatcacgccactgcactccagcctgggtgacagagggaagactatctcaaaaaaaaaaaaaacaaaaaaacaaacctatatatctatatctatatagatataaaaatatatatttatatacagataCATGTaaatctgtatctatctatatatctagatatagatatagactctttcacccaggctggagcgcaatggtgtgatcttgactcactgcaacctccacctcctgggctcaagtgatcctcctcactcagcctcccgagtagctgggattatgggcgcccaccaccacacccggctgatttttgtatttttaggagagatggggtctcgctacattgcgcaggctggtctctaactcctgggctcaagtgatcctcccgtgttagcctcccaaagtgctggaactatagccgtgagccactgcactcagcctagatTCAATTTTTtggatacctcatttaccctgatgtgattattaggcATTGGATGCCAGAATAAAACATCTCAtaaaacccataaatatatatacctactatgtacccacaaaaattacaaattaaacatttttaaaaaagaaaaataaattcattaaattttttttcaagagacagggtcttggtctgtggcccaggctggagtgcagtggcgtcatcgcagctcgctgcagcctcatcTCTATCTCCTGGGTTTATACATTCTTTGCTCCTCAGCCttcgaaaatgctgggattggctgggtggggtggctcacgcctgtaatcccagcactttgggaggccaaggcaggaagattgcgtGAGCCCAGAGTTTAAGACCCTTCTGAGCGacaaagcaatttaaaatttaaagagcaacaaaacatttaaaaattaaccaggtgtgctggtgcatgtctgtgcaagactccatctcattaaaacaaaaaactaggaaTGTGAACCATCCAAAGTCACACTGAATATGTATCTGTGGATGACCCCCTCTGGGCTGAGCATGGCACTGGGTGAACGATGGTAGCCTCTCCATCAGCCTTAACTGTTTGTCCTGCAAAGCCCCTGGCCGTGCCCTGCTTGCCCGcacacctgggttcaagtaggTGGGAGCAGGCGCAACTCAGGGTCCTGAGTTCGTGGCGGGAGAGGGGAGGTCCAGGCAGGGCGTGGCCTCAGGGGTCCTACCTGTGTACATGATGCCGTTGATCTCCACTGACATGCTGATGCTGTTGCTGCCGTTGGTGCCCGTCAGGTTCACAGCAGAGTCCTGACGGCTTTCGGAGGCTGTGGGAAGAAGAAcaaattggtttctttttttcttttttttttgagacggagtctcgctctgtcgcccaggctggagtacggtggcgcgatctcggctcactgcaagctctgcctcccgggttcacgccattctcctgcctcagcctcccagtagctgggattacctgccaccacgcccggctaattttttgtatttttagtagagacggggtttcaccatgttggccaggatggtctcgatctcttgacctcgtgatccgcctgcctcggcctcccaaagtgctgggattacagatgtgagccaccgcacccggccgagcaaatgagtttcttttttttctttctttttttttttttagacagagtctcactctgtcacccaggctggagtgcagtggcgcgatctcggctcactgcaacctccacctccagggttcaagcaattctcctgcctcagcctccccagtagctgggattacaggtgcccaccatcactcccggctaatttttgtatttttagtagagacggggtttcaccatgttggccaggctcgtcttgaagtcctggcctcaggtgatccgcctgcctcggcctcccgaagtgctgggattacaggcgtgagccactgcgcccggccaaaactgcCATTTCTGATCATAAAGACACCTGTACAtgttctgttttctgtctgtCTCACCAACTCGATTTTAGCTTTACAAGGTGTAGACAGTGTCTGTCACACTCATGTTGTCACCagtgcacacagtaggtgctcaatatttATTTGCTGAATAAGTGTATTTGTCCatattctgctttgtttttttttttaccttgtttttgagaccaggtcttgctctgtcacccaggctggaatgcagtggtgcaatcacggctcactgcagcctcgacctcctgggctcaagtgatcctcccccctcagcctcccgagcagctggggctacaggagcgtgccaccacgcccagctaacttttgtagagatggcgtctcactgtgttgcttaggctgatctcaaattcctgggctcaagcaatcctcccatttcagcctcccaaagtgctgggattataggcatgagctactgtgcccagccagtttactttatttttttttttgggatggagttttgcttttgttgcccaggctggagtgcagtggcgttatctcggctccctgcaacctccacctcccggttcaagtgattctcctgctgcagcctcccaagtagctgggactacaggggcgtgctgccatgcccggctaattttttgtatttttagtagagatggggtttcaccatgttgcccaggctgatcttgaactcctgacctcaagtgatccacccacctcggcctcccaaagtgctgggattacaggtgtgagccactgcacctggcctttttttcttattgatttgttggCGCTCTTTACATATGTAGGCTCCAAGGCCCTCACTGTGTGACACACACAGGAAGCACAGTGGGTCTGGGCACCAGGGCAGTACCTTGGCTGTTGATCCGAATGCTCATGGGCAGCTGGGCCGCCATGGCCAGGAAGTTCTGCTGGAGTGCCCGCTGCATCAGCCGTTGCTGCTCATCAGCCACCAGGGCCATCTTCTTCTCAGGAGGCTCTGCAGACTCCAGCTTCTCCCGCAGCTGTTCCAGGGCAGCTGCCTGTGCGGCTACAGCTGCTTGGGCGGCTGCTGCTTGCACAGCTGCTGCCTGGGCTGCCACCACAGGGTGGCCCGCCAGGGAGACAGGCAGGCGGCCAGGGACTGTGATGGGGATGGCTGAGTCCTCCTCTAGGTAGGAAAGAAGGGGAAGTGGTAGCCAGGAAGGGCTGGGCCCTGCCTTCCACTCAAGGCAGGAACatgcaccttcttttttttttttttttttgagacagagtttcactcttgttgcccaggctggagtgcaagggtgcgatctcagctcaccgcaacctctgcctcccgggttcaagtgattctcctgccttagcctccctagtagctgagaaataggcacccgccaccacgcccagctaatttagtatttttagtagagatggggtttctctatgttggccaggctggtctccaacacccgacctcaggtgatctgcccgccttggcctcccaaagtgctgggattacaggcgtgagccaccgcacctggctttttttttttttttttttgagacagagtctcgctctgttgcttaggctggagggcagtggcgcgatctcagctcactgcaacctccgcctctcaggctcaggtgattcttctgcctcagtctcctgagtaggtgggattacaggtgcccaccaccacactcaagctaattttttttttttttttttttgacacggagtctcactctgttgccgaggctagaatgcagtgacgtgatcttggctcaccgcaacctctgccacctggattcaagcgattctcctgtctcagcctcccaagtagatgggactacaggcatgcgccaccacatacccggctaatttttgtatttttagtagagacagggtttcaccatattggtcaggctggtctcaaactcctgacctcaagcgatccacctgcctcagcctcccaaagtgctgggattacaggcgtgagccaccgtgcctggcctaaaaataatttttttagactgggtctcactaccgttgctcaggctgtagtgcagtggtgtaatctcggttcaccgcagcctcgacctcctgggctcaacccatctgaccacgtcagcctcctgggtagctgggaccacaggtgcatgctgccacgccaagctattttttttttttttgagatggggtctcactatgttgcccagatgaGAAATGGGAACTCAGACAGGCAAACTGAGGCGACACTGCTGTGTGTGCTGTTGGTACCTCTCTTGTTATGAAGGATTCAGAGGCTCAGTGGGAGGGAAAACTGATCAACTGATGATGCCTGCCTCAGAGTAGACTGGAAAAACAGTGATCAGTTAGTAATGCCTGCCTTGGCCACAGGACTGGAAACACAgattgattagcaatgtctgcctGCCACCTGTGTGGGATTAGAAAATGGTGATGGATTGGTAATGTCTGCCATGGACAGCGGACTGGTAGATTGGAAGCCCTTTTCCATGCCAACTATACGGTTTTTCATCCTGGTTacccagagaggggaagaggtATCCCCCAAGGTCAGGCAGCCACACTGAAGCTCAGTTGGGAACACGCCCCAGGCCCCATACAGGCCCTTACCTTTCTTGATCTTAGGGGTGGGGGTGATGGAGCTGCCGTTGGTGCTTGCGGCCAGGCCCAGGGAGGACACGGGCAGCTTGGGTGAGGAGAGCATGCCGTGTGCCCCGCCTGGTGAGTAGGCAAAGAGGGAGCCCCCAAAGCTCTGGCGCCGGCCCTCCCGTCGGTTGCTGTCTATGGCTGCCTGGAGCTCGTTGGGGTTACTGAGGCCCCGCTTCTCACACTCATAGGGGTACAGGTACTTCATGTATCTGTGGGTGGGATGAGGGAAGAGGATGGCACCCAGGTCACCCCTATGGCTCCCTTTGGCCTTCAGTACAAAGTAAACCCTACCGTGGCACCACCATCCCTGGTTCCTCCCGTGGATTTGCTCAGCAGCCCCCAGAGCTGCCGGgcctttgcccatgctgttccCTGTGCCTCAATGCTGTTCCTCGCAATGGCCCCTGATTGCATAACCCCAAGCCTGTGTGGTCGTCGTGCCCCTACTTGACGCTCTTGGGCCCTGGATGCACAGTGTGGCCCTGTGCCCTTTGCAGCTGCCCACTGCCCCCTCCTCTGCAGCTGCctactgcctccctccctcttctgcaGGCCCCTTGCACTGGCTGCTCAGAGTGCCCTGGCCCGACCTCGGCACAGCCGCCCGCCACTCACTGGGTCCGCAGGGTGAAGGCTGCACTGGTGATGGACGTGGGCAGGTTGAGGCCCTTGGTGATCTCGCGCCACAGCTTCTTGTTGATGACCTCCACGAGGCCGCCCTTCTCCGTCACCAGCACGTACAGCATGAACAGGTCAAGGACCTGTTTGGCCATGATGGGGATACGGTTCACAGGTgtccctgggggaaggggtgagaGGGAGGTTGGGGGCCACCTGGACACTGCAGGGAGCTGAGTGTCCTGGCCTCCGCCCTCTCCATGCCAGGAGCACTCCCCCGCCCAGGCTGTGACAACCACAGAGGTCTCCAGGCATTGCCCAGGGCCCTCTGTGGGTGCAGGATCATCCAGGCTGGGAACTGCTGCTCTAGAGGGTGCTGAGGGGGAAGCTCTGCCTCAGTTTATCCACCAGTAACCTGGGCTTAGGGACAGCGCAGCCCTCGGGAGGAGGGTTACTGAGAGGAGGGACGTGCGGGAGACGCCTGGATCTGTTATTCCTTCTCCACGCCACACACCACAGCAGCTGCCAAAACAACTCTGCCTGTGTTCCCAGAGGCCTGTTCCCTCCACACTGACAGGGGCTCTGCAGCCTCAGGCAGGCGAGGGGTAAAGCCTGGCTTACCCAATTTCGAGTTTGGAGAATGGAGGGCTGTGGACTGGTCtagggaggggaaggggatggGCTAGCCCCGACATGAGGGGTTGGGCTAGCCCAGGAGGAGAGGGTTGTGGGCTATGCTATGCCAGGGTGGGAAAGGGGGAGGATTAGCCTAGGCAGGGGACGGGCGGTAGGTGGGCTAGCCCAGGAAGAAGAGGGGGCTGGGATGACTCAGTTTCCTGCAACCTCATCTCCTGGAGCCGGCTGCAGACATGGCCCCTCCCCACCCTTGCAGCCCTACCTGCCCCCTCCAGGGCTCTCCCAGGCTGCCCCTGCACCGGGAGCCTCTGGCTTCAGCTGTCAGCtccacctctgcccagcccctccctggccTGACAGTAGGCAAGCCCCCATTTAAACCTCTCGTCCTGTCAGTGAAATTCTGTGCTTATGAGATCAATTGTGTACTGTCTGTGGCCCCCACCCCATGTTCTGCCTACGTGGGGTCCTGGCACCCAgcggcatacagtaggtgctcagtgaagaCCAGTGAGGGCAGGTGGCCCAGGCCACAGCTGCTGCCCATTCGCCATGGGGTGGGAGGGGACGCCCATCGCCCCGTTAGGGATAGGGACGTGGACATCGAGGTTCTGGGATGTGACTGGCTGGAGAGCGGGTACAGCCCTGAGTGAGCGGCCGGCCCTCTGCCTGGGTGATGCCTGCTACCCCCGGGACCCCCGGTGCCTGACCTTCCGgaaccacctcccaccaccctCGGCCACTTCCAGGCCCTTCCCAGGTTGCAAAACCCCCAGTGAATGGAGGAGATCCCGGATTGGAGGAAGATGAGCCTCAGACCCGACCCCACCTGAAACCCACTTTACAGCCTAAGCGAGAGGAGCCGCGCAGGGTTTTAGCTGCAGGATCAGCCGGGAAACCTGCCCAGAGCCTCCGCCCGGCCCCACTCCGGACACCAGTTTAGGCCTCAGAATTTGCAAAGTAAAAGGAACGgcatcaggccgggcgcggtggctcacgcctgtcatcccagcacttcgggaggaagtggcaggcagatcacccgaggtcaggagttcgagaccagcctggccaatatggagaaaccccgtctctactaaaaatacaaaaattagccgggcgtggtggcgggcgcctgtaatcccagctactcaggaggctgaggcaggggaatcacttgaacctgggaggtggaggttgcagagagccgagaccccgccattgcactccagcctcagcaacaaaagcaaaactctgtctcaagaaaaaaaaaaggatcggCAGCAGAGGGTTGGTTCCCAGGGCCACGCCCTGGCTCTGCGGCGGGCGGGAGGAGGATGTTTACAGAAGGAGCTGGGAGCatcaccagggcctgtcgtggggccCAGATAAGGAAGGGTGGGGAGGTTGTCAGGGAACAGCAGGTCAGGTggtccagctgctgctgctgagggAAGGGGGTGTGGTCAGGACCCTTCCCTCACTTCCAGCCCCCacagaattctgagaaatttagAGGTTTTTACTTTGCAacacagtaaaacaaacaaaaaaaatatttccctCTGTCTGGAGTGAAGGAGAGGAAGACTGTGGAGTCTAGGGTGATGGGCGGGTTCACCTGACAGATTCTTAGCTCCAACGGCCCCCATTACAGAGCAGGAAGCTCCtggaggaaggcaaggaagagggaGCTTTGAGGGTGGGTTTTGAGGGATGCATAGGAGCTCATTGGCTCCTGTCCTATAGGAATTCCCAGCTTGGAGAGGGAGGTAAAGCTGGACACCAACCCTCACGGCCCCATGTGCCCGGGGCCCCATCTCACCCACACTCATGAGCAGCCTACCatgcttgctttttgtttgtttgagacaggggctcactctgtcacccaggctgaagtgcagtgatgcaatcatagctcacggcagcctcgacctcctgggctcaagaaatcctccctccctggcctcccaaggcactaggagccacctcacccagcctcactgtgctttcttttttttaaagacagagtcttgctctgtcacccaggctggagtgcagtggtgcgatcttggctcactgcaacctctgcctcctggattcaagcaattcttctgcctcaacctcccaagtagttgggattacaggcacctgccattacgcctggccaatttttgtatttgtttttttttttttttttttttcagacggagtctcgctctgtcgcccaggctggagtgcagtggcgcaatctcggctcactgcaagctccgcctcccgggttcacgccattctcctgcctcagcctctccgagtagctgggactacaggcacccgccaccacaaccggctaatttttgtgtgtgtatttttagtagagacggggtttcaccgtggtctcgatctcctgacctcgtgatccgcccgcctcggcctcccaaagtgctgggattacaggcgtgagccaccgtgcccagccctcaccGTGCTTTCTAAGTACCCCCTAGACACCAGGCACTGTACCAGGTACGGGTAATAGCAAAACAGGCTGGCTTTGGACCCAGGAGCTTGGAGCCCCACAGCAGAGTGGTCAGGGCTGAGCAGGTGTGAACAGGATGATAAAGGGTCATGGCGAGGATC is part of the Nomascus leucogenys isolate Asia chromosome 17, Asia_NLE_v1, whole genome shotgun sequence genome and encodes:
- the ARID3A gene encoding AT-rich interactive domain-containing protein 3A, yielding MQKRGTPVNRIPIMAKQVLDLFMLYVLVTEKGGLVEVINKKLWREITKGLNLPTSITSAAFTLRTQYMKYLYPYECEKRGLSNPNELQAAIDSNRREGRRQSFGGSLFAYSPGGAHGMLSSPKLPVSSLGLAASTNGSSITPTPKIKKEEDSAIPITVPGRLPVSLAGHPVVAAQAAAVQAAAAQAAVAAQAAALEQLREKLESAEPPEKKMALVADEQQRLMQRALQQNFLAMAAQLPMSIRINSQASESRQDSAVNLTGTNGSNSISMSVEINGIMYTGVLFAQPPAPTPTSAPNKGGGGSGSSSNAGSRGGSTGTSGGQAGPAGLSAPSTSTSNNSLP